The following coding sequences are from one Malaciobacter pacificus window:
- a CDS encoding HD domain-containing protein yields MITELNIQIEELIDSGAKDFEIAKVFKTYYRKYVDSIDTTLETTGGKDFFIKHTKHTDKFLVALYKFILRKYFGSYQPMSTSIPISLIALGSYGREQLCIYSDIDIMLLYEEIPGYNLKSIMEEFITLAWDCGLKLGSRVHEVKDIKDAVKEDITIKSSILESRMIYGSKILWFRYENALKSIRLTKQKEFILEKLEEHKQRLLKYPLIMEPNIKDGYGGVREANMLYWVSNVLYGIKNTRELIGIHYTEDEYRKYRQSLEYIFQVRNALHNVARKKQDQVTFDILPELASKLGFKNKPRYTKERQCMSKLMTCLHNIHSFTATMVKKFTRVAMFEAKNIPELRKVRYKKNQYIIDNTIFRSFNEKPTALNNLLKELIELPDSVERFDRSYIYHASKSKLPTSYNKELKKNMKALLSKPNLHPVIKLIYNAGLFDYLIPQAKLIMDQPQFDGYHKHPVDVHSINTLKFSKYIDNEHIKEVFDGLSEEKKIIVRLVALFHDIGKGRKEDHHIIGEKLFKEMLKSFDFDEELIKIGARLVRYHNMMSYMATHDDIYSEKTILSFTGLVKTKETMQMLYVVTYCDISAVGKNIFNSSTASLLKQLYMNSLPAFENEELLNEGKRRVAKIDTIKKLKKYKESPNILKKKINYISSNQIFLRLKADDILNIAKIAYETDTYKYKITNEQQLTIRIIRKTPLNLGYLLGKLESLNLATMDIYKLFDDKKAFYITFTEKVDEDEIFYIRKIIDDSFDMNKKVPLKAPIIKKENVTVDCNHTMYLASMQIRAKDQKGLFAYIAKIFDDFNVEIESAKLHTLKGYARDLFLIEKNGNFCSNQDEIVNLICANDTEDKKGK; encoded by the coding sequence ATGATTACAGAATTAAATATACAAATAGAAGAACTAATTGATAGTGGCGCTAAAGATTTTGAAATTGCTAAGGTTTTCAAAACCTATTATAGAAAATATGTAGACTCAATAGACACTACTCTTGAAACAACAGGTGGCAAAGATTTTTTTATAAAACATACAAAACATACTGATAAGTTTTTAGTTGCACTTTATAAATTTATCCTAAGAAAATATTTTGGTTCATATCAACCAATGAGTACTTCAATACCAATTAGTTTAATAGCACTTGGTTCGTATGGAAGAGAGCAATTGTGTATATATTCTGACATTGATATTATGCTTTTGTATGAAGAAATTCCTGGTTATAACTTAAAATCTATTATGGAAGAGTTTATAACTTTAGCATGGGATTGTGGTCTTAAATTAGGATCAAGAGTACATGAAGTAAAAGATATAAAAGATGCTGTAAAAGAGGATATTACTATTAAAAGTTCTATTTTAGAATCAAGAATGATTTATGGTTCTAAAATTTTATGGTTTAGATATGAAAATGCTTTAAAAAGTATAAGATTAACTAAGCAAAAAGAGTTTATATTAGAAAAATTAGAAGAGCATAAACAAAGACTTTTAAAATACCCACTAATAATGGAACCAAATATCAAAGATGGTTATGGAGGTGTTAGGGAAGCGAATATGCTTTATTGGGTTTCTAATGTTTTATATGGAATAAAAAATACAAGAGAATTAATAGGAATTCACTATACAGAAGATGAATATAGAAAATATAGACAATCTTTAGAATATATCTTTCAAGTTAGAAATGCTTTACATAATGTTGCACGGAAAAAACAAGACCAAGTGACATTTGATATTTTACCAGAATTGGCATCTAAATTAGGGTTTAAAAATAAACCTAGATATACAAAAGAGAGACAATGTATGTCCAAATTAATGACATGCTTACATAATATTCACTCTTTTACAGCAACAATGGTTAAAAAATTTACAAGAGTTGCTATGTTTGAAGCTAAAAATATTCCTGAACTTAGAAAAGTACGATACAAAAAAAATCAATATATTATTGATAACACTATTTTTAGGTCATTTAATGAAAAACCTACTGCATTGAATAACTTATTAAAAGAACTAATAGAACTACCTGATAGTGTTGAGAGATTTGATAGGTCTTATATTTATCATGCAAGTAAAAGTAAACTTCCAACTTCTTATAATAAAGAACTTAAAAAGAATATGAAAGCTTTACTTTCAAAACCAAATTTACATCCAGTAATTAAGCTTATTTATAATGCAGGATTATTTGACTATTTAATTCCCCAAGCAAAATTAATAATGGATCAACCACAATTTGATGGATATCATAAACATCCAGTTGATGTGCATTCAATTAATACACTTAAATTCTCTAAATATATTGATAATGAACATATTAAAGAGGTTTTTGATGGCCTAAGTGAAGAGAAAAAAATTATAGTTAGATTAGTTGCTTTATTTCATGATATAGGGAAAGGAAGAAAAGAAGACCATCATATAATTGGAGAAAAACTATTCAAAGAGATGCTTAAATCTTTTGACTTTGATGAAGAATTAATCAAAATTGGAGCAAGACTAGTAAGGTACCACAACATGATGTCTTATATGGCAACACATGATGATATTTATTCAGAAAAAACTATTCTTTCATTTACAGGACTTGTAAAAACAAAAGAGACTATGCAAATGCTATATGTAGTTACTTATTGTGATATTTCAGCTGTTGGGAAAAATATTTTCAATAGTTCAACTGCATCACTTTTAAAACAGTTATATATGAACTCACTTCCTGCATTTGAAAATGAAGAGTTACTAAATGAAGGGAAAAGAAGAGTAGCAAAAATTGATACTATAAAAAAATTGAAAAAATATAAAGAGTCTCCAAATATTCTTAAAAAGAAAATCAATTATATCTCTTCAAATCAAATATTTTTAAGACTTAAAGCTGATGATATATTAAATATAGCAAAAATTGCTTATGAAACAGATACATACAAATATAAAATTACAAATGAACAACAATTAACAATTAGAATTATAAGAAAAACACCTCTAAATTTAGGATATTTATTAGGAAAACTAGAATCATTAAACCTAGCAACAATGGATATTTATAAACTTTTTGATGACAAAAAAGCCTTTTATATTACATTTACTGAAAAAGTTGATGAAGATGAAATATTTTATATAAGAAAAATTATTGATGATTCTTTTGATATGAATAAAAAAGTGCCATTAAAAGCCCCAATAATCAAAAAAGAGAATGTAACAGTTGATTGTAATCATACAATGTATTTAGCATCTATGCAAATTAGAGCAAAAGATCAAAAAGGTCTATTTGCATATATTGCAAAGATTTTCGATGACTTTAATGTAGAGATTGAAAGTGCAAAACTTCACACTTTAAAAGGTTATGCAAGGGACTTATTTTTAATTGAAAAAAATGGGAACTTTTGTTCAAACCAAGATGAAATTGTAAATTTAATCTGTGCAAATGATACAGAAGATAAAAAGGGTAAATAA
- a CDS encoding sensor histidine kinase — MNLKFKISILHIAVSFITIFFIYMVYDTYVLSQKDEIKKQLTRILNLNQAHMQKSLVRINQLLENKKELTQEIHLSLHNHLKENPKANLQELRNNIKKEFQLENKKVDIEVFLVDKYYYRVIDSTEAKNLNRNLSFNKKSKESLDSLSYIDQYNRSNDVSVDFLDYELKNYSYSKLEEELYLGLGVIYKEALDHRKDFDEMRKVANTHIDLFCVMKDSNNNLFYESLVAHKKPYETTADYNSNIKRYAKDEITNNPIIKTSKNWEEMSVKKDNTLKFYIPLLKEDNPIMGIPGDIILQVDLDISQEKEFFQTIIFKLILFIVIHFILLFIIFYFTKKYQSIQEKLEKENNKHKDLVNYNKNFISNMVHQIRTPLSIILTNISFMETLLKTNVSKYSSQVNAAINSLSNSYENLSYYISYKNLKYTKRKIDISNFIKERVIFFDEIAQANKKSILLNIKEKYEIDFNDIELERLIDNNISNALKNGDIETNIIIRFYKKDDIYNLEFKAYSKNLVLNNLFKKSEETLLKDTSNTSLGVYVIKKICEKNKIIYKCEKKDDSFTFKYSWK, encoded by the coding sequence TTGAATTTAAAATTTAAAATCTCTATACTACACATTGCAGTAAGTTTTATCACGATATTTTTTATATATATGGTTTATGATACATATGTATTAAGTCAAAAAGATGAAATAAAAAAACAACTAACAAGAATCTTAAACTTAAATCAAGCACATATGCAAAAAAGCTTAGTTCGTATAAATCAATTACTAGAAAATAAAAAAGAATTAACTCAAGAAATACATTTGTCTTTACACAATCACTTAAAGGAAAATCCTAAAGCTAATTTGCAAGAGTTAAGAAATAATATAAAAAAAGAGTTTCAATTAGAAAATAAAAAAGTAGATATAGAAGTTTTCTTAGTAGATAAGTATTATTATAGAGTTATAGACTCAACAGAAGCAAAAAACTTAAATAGAAATCTAAGTTTTAATAAAAAATCAAAAGAGAGTTTAGATTCATTATCATATATTGACCAATATAATCGTTCAAATGATGTATCTGTAGACTTTTTAGATTATGAACTTAAGAACTATTCTTACTCAAAATTGGAGGAAGAGCTTTACTTAGGACTTGGTGTTATTTATAAAGAAGCTTTAGATCATAGAAAAGATTTTGATGAAATGAGAAAAGTTGCAAACACACATATTGATTTATTTTGTGTGATGAAAGATAGTAATAATAATCTTTTTTATGAAAGTTTGGTTGCCCATAAAAAGCCTTATGAAACAACTGCTGATTACAACTCAAACATCAAAAGATATGCAAAAGATGAAATCACAAATAATCCAATTATAAAAACCTCAAAAAACTGGGAGGAGATGTCTGTAAAAAAAGATAATACTTTAAAGTTTTACATACCTCTTTTAAAAGAAGATAATCCTATTATGGGAATACCTGGGGATATAATTCTTCAAGTAGACTTAGATATATCACAAGAAAAAGAGTTTTTCCAAACAATCATATTTAAACTAATTTTATTTATAGTTATACACTTCATTTTACTTTTCATTATTTTTTACTTTACGAAAAAATATCAATCAATTCAAGAAAAACTTGAAAAAGAAAACAATAAACACAAAGATTTAGTTAATTATAATAAAAACTTTATTTCAAATATGGTTCATCAAATTAGAACCCCTCTATCAATTATTCTTACAAATATTTCTTTTATGGAAACCTTATTAAAAACAAATGTTTCTAAATATTCTAGTCAAGTTAATGCAGCAATTAATTCACTTTCAAACTCATATGAAAATCTTTCTTATTATATTTCATATAAAAACTTGAAATATACAAAAAGAAAAATAGACATATCAAATTTTATAAAAGAGAGAGTTATATTTTTTGATGAAATAGCACAAGCAAATAAAAAAAGTATTCTATTAAATATAAAAGAGAAATATGAAATTGATTTTAATGATATAGAGTTAGAAAGATTAATTGATAATAATATTTCAAATGCACTAAAAAATGGTGATATTGAAACAAATATAATTATTCGTTTTTATAAAAAAGATGATATTTACAACTTAGAATTCAAAGCCTATTCTAAAAATCTAGTTCTAAATAATCTATTTAAAAAAAGCGAAGAAACATTACTAAAAGATACTTCAAATACAAGTTTAGGAGTTTATGTAATTAAAAAAATATGTGAAAAAAATAAAATTATATATAAATGTGAAAAGAAAGATGATAGTTTCACATTTAAGTACTCATGGAAGTGA
- a CDS encoding helix-turn-helix domain-containing protein: MQEYIAQDEISREILNSAKLLQAVNVNALILGEMGVGKKSLARFILPQSEIYEARNLQKDIEDDILTFKDEAIIIDKINEITNIDLFLNWLNDYNIRIIAISNTDNLNQKLKDIFSINLEIPNLSKRSEDTKSLVEKFSKEASSILDMPYINSNKLIVNISNNAHSLRKSIYFSYLFETIGEHEILMFLEKYFGENLEGENSYKDLLYIFEVPLLKACIEKYKSQVQIAKHLGLNRITLRKKLDAHKDSL; encoded by the coding sequence ATGCAAGAATATATTGCACAAGATGAGATATCAAGGGAAATATTAAACTCTGCTAAATTATTGCAAGCTGTAAATGTAAATGCCCTTATTTTAGGAGAAATGGGAGTTGGTAAAAAATCATTAGCTAGATTTATCCTCCCACAATCAGAAATATATGAAGCAAGAAACCTCCAAAAAGATATTGAAGATGATATTTTAACCTTTAAAGATGAAGCTATAATCATAGACAAAATTAATGAAATAACCAATATAGACCTATTTCTTAACTGGCTAAATGATTATAATATTAGAATCATTGCTATATCAAATACAGATAACTTAAATCAAAAACTAAAAGATATTTTCTCAATAAATCTTGAAATCCCCAACCTTTCTAAAAGAAGCGAAGATACAAAATCTTTAGTGGAAAAATTCTCAAAAGAAGCAAGTTCTATTTTAGATATGCCATATATCAATTCAAATAAATTAATAGTTAATATTTCAAACAATGCACATAGTCTTAGAAAATCTATCTATTTCTCATATCTATTTGAAACTATTGGAGAGCATGAAATATTAATGTTCTTAGAAAAATATTTTGGAGAAAACTTAGAAGGAGAAAACTCATATAAAGATTTGCTTTATATTTTTGAAGTGCCATTACTAAAAGCATGTATTGAAAAATATAAATCACAAGTTCAAATAGCAAAACATTTAGGTTTAAACAGAATTACTCTTAGAAAAAAGCTAGATGCACATAAAGACTCTTTATAA
- a CDS encoding response regulator transcription factor, whose amino-acid sequence MDFNVLVIEDDVQLNFVISEYFKMKSYNTISIHDGIEAIDEIDKITNRDINLYVIDINLPSLNGIDILKYIREKDSTTPIIIITASLEIENFIKAFEYGCSEYIKKPFHIKELEVRVNKLLNNNISTIQFDDDLYYNFNTKSFFYKENEIELRNKEKRLVEVLLQNINKIVPVEIIYDYVWEGEEKDSFPLRQLLADVRKKLPYDIIKTKIKQGYIIEN is encoded by the coding sequence ATGGATTTTAATGTATTAGTAATTGAAGATGATGTTCAATTAAACTTTGTAATTTCTGAATATTTTAAAATGAAAAGCTACAACACAATTAGTATTCATGATGGGATTGAAGCTATTGATGAAATTGATAAAATTACAAATAGAGATATTAATTTATATGTAATTGATATAAATTTACCTTCCCTAAATGGTATTGATATTTTAAAATATATTAGAGAAAAAGATTCAACAACACCAATTATTATAATTACAGCATCTTTAGAAATTGAAAATTTTATCAAAGCTTTTGAATATGGTTGCAGTGAATACATAAAAAAACCTTTTCATATAAAAGAGTTAGAAGTTAGGGTAAATAAACTTTTAAATAATAATATTTCTACTATCCAATTTGATGATGATTTATACTATAACTTTAATACAAAAAGCTTTTTTTATAAAGAAAACGAAATAGAACTAAGAAATAAAGAAAAAAGACTAGTTGAAGTACTTTTACAAAATATAAATAAAATAGTGCCTGTTGAAATAATTTATGATTATGTTTGGGAAGGTGAGGAAAAAGATTCATTTCCATTAAGACAATTACTTGCAGATGTTAGAAAAAAACTACCATATGATATAATCAAAACAAAAATAAAACAAGGTTATATTATAGAAAACTAA
- a CDS encoding sensor histidine kinase, protein MNNKYKFILLNIFITIISIYFTYAVYFEYKKSQEKKVNAYIEKSIERNKSIIINTFTTIRDAIEADRKIFKEIHTYYTKKLRENPKLEIRDLRKEIYSKYDLTNKDVHLFLLNKEYTVTDATYEPDIGFKLGLIVDARLELDRTHDGNVYQSQSVSIDIINSEIKSYSYSKINDELYFEMGFINKKINKILKDTIEKVQLVTNKKSNLYRIERKLNGDEYYDNILEKKFTKTKEEYISSKKMYPKDKATDDFVILSNRLQKELRKEEDNSLLIFTPLIKKSNEYLELMGDFVLKLDIDMTYKKELDEKIDFYFYIFLIFHITFLLIIFYSTKKYYEALVELEKTTEKNHNLLEENKDFIMAITDQIKTPLSIIMNNVAFIEKSITKELNKYLRQTNSAIDMLKNSYDDLTYIVDNEKISYKKQKINISSFINERIDFFENILKTRAKTIKKEIEENLYVDISDTELERLIDNNISNAIKHSHNLSLITFKLYEKDSFIILSFYSYGDKIKDTNKIFKRNFKENDNGKKSLGLGLSMVSSICNKYDILYEVDFIENQNVFTYKFKMSNK, encoded by the coding sequence ATGAATAATAAATATAAATTTATACTTTTAAATATCTTCATTACTATCATCTCAATATATTTTACTTATGCAGTATATTTTGAGTATAAAAAGTCTCAAGAAAAAAAAGTGAATGCTTATATAGAAAAGTCTATTGAAAGAAATAAAAGTATTATTATAAATACATTCACTACAATTAGAGATGCTATTGAAGCAGATAGAAAAATTTTTAAAGAGATTCATACATACTACACAAAAAAACTAAGAGAAAATCCAAAACTTGAGATTAGAGATTTAAGAAAAGAAATTTACTCTAAATATGACTTAACGAATAAAGATGTTCATCTTTTTTTATTAAATAAAGAGTATACAGTAACTGATGCAACCTATGAACCTGACATTGGCTTTAAACTTGGTTTAATAGTAGATGCAAGACTAGAACTAGACAGAACTCATGATGGAAATGTCTACCAATCACAAAGTGTATCTATTGATATAATTAATTCTGAAATAAAAAGTTATTCCTATTCAAAAATAAATGATGAATTGTATTTTGAAATGGGATTTATAAATAAAAAAATTAATAAAATACTTAAAGATACCATTGAAAAAGTTCAACTTGTAACAAATAAAAAAAGTAATCTTTATAGAATTGAAAGAAAATTAAATGGGGATGAATATTATGACAATATTTTAGAGAAAAAATTCACTAAAACTAAAGAAGAGTATATATCATCTAAAAAAATGTACCCAAAAGATAAGGCTACTGATGACTTTGTTATTCTTTCTAATAGATTACAAAAAGAATTAAGAAAAGAAGAAGACAACTCTTTACTAATTTTTACACCTCTAATAAAAAAATCTAATGAATATTTAGAACTTATGGGAGATTTTGTTTTAAAACTAGATATTGATATGACATATAAAAAAGAGTTAGATGAAAAAATTGATTTTTATTTTTATATTTTCTTAATATTTCATATAACTTTTCTATTGATTATATTTTATTCAACAAAAAAATATTATGAAGCTTTAGTAGAACTAGAAAAAACTACAGAAAAAAATCATAATTTACTAGAAGAGAATAAAGACTTTATTATGGCTATAACAGACCAAATAAAAACACCTCTATCAATTATTATGAATAATGTTGCATTTATTGAAAAATCTATCACTAAAGAATTAAATAAATATTTAAGACAAACAAATTCAGCTATTGATATGCTTAAAAACTCTTATGATGATTTAACATATATAGTCGATAATGAAAAAATTTCTTATAAAAAACAAAAAATAAATATAAGTAGTTTTATAAATGAAAGAATTGATTTTTTCGAAAATATTTTAAAGACAAGAGCTAAAACAATAAAAAAAGAGATTGAAGAGAATCTTTATGTTGATATTAGTGATACAGAACTTGAAAGGCTAATAGATAACAATATTTCAAATGCTATTAAACATAGTCATAATTTATCTTTAATAACTTTTAAACTTTATGAAAAAGACTCTTTTATCATTCTTAGCTTCTACTCATATGGAGATAAAATCAAAGATACAAATAAAATTTTCAAAAGAAACTTTAAAGAGAATGATAATGGTAAAAAGAGCTTAGGATTAGGTCTTTCTATGGTAAGTTCAATATGTAATAAATATGATATTTTATATGAAGTTGATTTTATTGAAAATCAAAATGTTTTTACATATAAATTTAAAATGTCTAATAAATAA